A region of the Vibrio rumoiensis genome:
CAATTGATGATGATAACAAGCAATCTGTTGAAGGTTATGTGCAAAACTTGCAAGGCGTGAAAAAAACTTATAATCAAATTCGTATAGGCCAACCTATCGCATTCGATCAAATAAGTTATGACATATGGTTAACGACTCGAGTAAAAAGTGCCTTATTATCAGAAAATCGTTTAGATAAATACTCTGTAAAAGTGACCACAGAAAATAAAGAAGTCTTTTTAACCGGAAACATCCCAGCAGAAGAAGCGCAAATAGCGGCTGATATTGCAAGAAAGGTGGATGGTGTTACTAAGGTAGTCAAAGCATTCAAATACGTAAACAGCACATCTGATATTAAACAAGAAACCATCAATAAGAATACTGTAGCTACAAGTGACGTTAATTCAGGTGCTAATGATAACTCACAGCTAATAAATGATAACAATATAGATGAGCCGCAAACTATCCGCGAAAATGCATCTCCTATATTTGAAGAGCCTGCACAATCTATCAATGAAGATGATGTTATTCAATAATACTCATTGCGCGTAAATTTGATGGTTCTGCAGTAATATTGCAGATCCATCATGATCCCCTCACGAGTTAAACTTACAATTAAATCGCGAATAAGCAACTTTTCAAAGTATTCACTGGGTACGCAAGTTTAATCAACAATTAAAAGCTGACTTAAAATAAAGACACTTAAATAAACTCAGAAGATGTACAAGGGCTACTACGAACAATCAAAAGAGTCAGAGCCGATCGAATTCTAAAGCAAATACTATAACATCAGCTAGCCTAGGTTAATTTACCTAGGCTTTTTTATTCCTATGAGCACACTCATACGATAATAACTCTCTGTAACCAATCTATTTTAACTTATACATAACCATTTCCCTTGTAGTCATGGACACTATCTATAACGCACTCGATAATCATAAAGATCTCCATTTTCTACAGACGAAAAAAAACCTGATTCTTTCGAATCAGGTTTCTCAAAATAAGTGGCGGAGTGGACGGGACTCGAACCCGCGACCCCCGGCGTGACAGGCCGGTATTCTAACCAACTGAACTACCACTCCGCAGTGTCTATTCAGTATGTTGCAATTTAAAGCCTGGCGATGTCCTACTCTCACATGGGGAAACCCCACACTACCATCGGCGCTACTTCGTTTCACTTCTGAGTTCGGCATGGAATCAGGTGGGTCCAAAGCGCTATGGTCGCCAAGCAAATTCTTTTGTTAAAACATCTCTAGGATGCTTTAACTTAATTCGGAAAGCTGTTTGTTCTCACACTCATTCAAGTATGTCTTATATCTATTCAGTCCAACCAAAACCCTTTAGGTGTTGTATGGTTAAGCCTCACGGGCAATTAGTACAGGTTAGCTCAATGCCTCGCAGCACTTACACACCCTGCCTATCAACGTTCTAGTCTCGAACAACCCTTTAGGACGCTTAAAGCGCCAGGGAAGACTCATCTTAGGGCTCGCTTCGTGCTTAGATGCTTTCAGCACTTATCGATTCCGAACTTAGCTACCGGGCAATGCCATTGGCATGACAACCCGAACACCAGAGGTTCGTCCACTCCGGTCCTCTCGTACTAGGAGCAGCCCCTTCAATCTTCCAACGCCCACGGCGAATAGGGACCGAACTGTCTCACGACGTTCTAAACCCAGCTCGCGTACCACTTTAAATGGCGAACAGCCATACCCTTGGGACCGACTTCAGCCCCAGGATGTGATGAGCCGACATCGAGGTGCCAAACACCGCCGTCGATATGAACTCTTGGGCGGTATCAGCCTGTTATCCCCGGAGTACCTTTTATCCGTTGAGCGATGGCCCTTCCATTCAGAACCACCGGATCACTATGACCTGCTTTCGCACCTGCTCGAATTGTCATTCTCGCAGTCAAGCGGGCTTATGCCATTGCACTAACCACACGATGTCCAACCGTGTTTAGCCCACCTTCGTGCTCCTCCGTTACTCTTTGGGAGGAGACCGCCCCAGTCAAACTACCCACCAGGCACTGTCCTCACCCCAGATAATGGGGCTAAGTTAGAACATCAACACTACAAGGGTGGTATTTCAAGGTTGACTCCACAACCACTGGCGTGATTGCTTCAAAGTCTCCCACCTATCCTACACATGTAGGGTCAATGTTCAGTGCCAAGCTGTAGTAAAGGTTCACGGGGTCTTTCCGTCTAGCCGCGGGTACACTGCATCTTCACAGCGATTTCAATTTCACTGAGTCTCGGGTGGAGACAGCGTGGCCATCATTACGCCATTCGTGCAGGTCGGAACTTACCCGACAAGGAATTTCGCTACCTTAGGACCGTTATAGTTACGGCCGCCGTTTACCGGGGCTTCGATCAAGAGCTTCTCCGAAGATAACCCCATCAATTAACCTTCCGGCACCGGGCAGGCGTCACACCGTATACGTCATCTTACGATTTTGCACAGTGCTGTGTTTTAATAAACAGTTGCAGCCACCTGGTATCTGCGACTCCCGGCAGCTTAGAGAGCAAGTCTCATCACCGCTAGAGCGTACCTTCTCCCGAAGTTACGGTACCATTTTGCCTAGTTCCTTCACCCGAGTTCTCTCAAGCGCCTTGGTATTCTCTACCCGACCACCTGTGTCGGTTTGGGGTACGATTTCTTACAAACTGAAGCTTAGAGGCTTTTCCTGGAAGCATGGCATCAATGACTTCACTACCGTAGTAGCTCGACATCGTGTCTCAGCCTAACAATTTCCCGGATTTACCTAAGAAATTAGCCTACGCACTTGAACCTGGACAACCATCGCCAGGCCCACCTAGCCTTCTCCGTCCCCCCATCGCATTTGTAAGAAGTACGGGAATATTAACCCGTTTCCCATCGACTACGCTTTTCAGCCTCGCCTTAGGGGTCGACTTACCCTGCCCCGATTAACGTTGGACAGGAACCCTTGGTCTTCCGGCGAGGGAGTTTTTCACTCCCTTTATCGTTACTCATGTCAGCATTCGCACTTCTGATACCTCCAGCAAACTTCTCAGTTCACCTTCAACGGCTTACAGAACGCTCCCCTACCCATCATAGTAAACTATGATGCCGCAGCTTCGGTGTATAGCTTAGCCCCGTTACATCTTCCGCGCAGGCCGACTCGACCAGTGAGCTATTACGCTTTCTTTAAATGATGGCTGCTTCTAAGCCAACATCCTGGCTGTCTGAGCCTTCCCACATCGTTTCCCACTTAGCTATACTTTGGGACCTTAGCTGGCGGTCTGGGTTGTTTCCCTCTCCACGACGGACGTTAGCACCCGCCGTGTGTCTCCCGGATATTACTTACTGGTATTCGGAGTTTGCAAAGGGTTGGTAAGTCGGGATGACCCCCTAGCCTTAACAGTGCTCTACCCCCAGTAGTATTCGTCCGAGGCGCTACCTAAATAGCTTTCGGGGAGAACCAGCTATCTCCAGGTTTGATTGGCCTTTCACCCCTAGCCACAAGTCATCCGCTAATTTTTCAACATTAGTCGGTTCGGTCCTCCAATTGATGTTACTCAATCTTCAACCTGCCCATGGCTAGATCACCTGGTTTCGGGTCTATACCTAGCAACTCGACGCCCAGTTAAGACTCGGTTTCCCTACGGCTCCCCTATACGGTTAACCTTGCTACTAAATATAAGTCGCTGACCCATTATACAAAAGGTACGCAGTCACACCACGAAGGTGCTCCTACTGCTTGTACGTACACGGTTTCAGGTTCTATTTCACTCCCCTCACAGGGGTTCTTTTCGCCTTTCCCTCACGGTACTGGTTCACTATCGGTCAATCAGGAGTATTTAGCCTTGGAGGATGGTCCCCCCATGTTCAGACAGGATATCACGTGTCCCGCCTTACTCGTTTTCACTTAGTATACGTTGTCGGTTACGGGGCTATCACCCTGTATCGCGGCACTTTCCAGAGCCTTCACCTGACGTATATA
Encoded here:
- a CDS encoding BON domain-containing protein produces the protein MKKAILTLCISSLFLTGCVTTQSSQEGAQQQKWQEKNIKSNINALNQAPQYKGKIRVTSEVNNGEVLLMGQAIDDDNKQSVEGYVQNLQGVKKTYNQIRIGQPIAFDQISYDIWLTTRVKSALLSENRLDKYSVKVTTENKEVFLTGNIPAEEAQIAADIARKVDGVTKVVKAFKYVNSTSDIKQETINKNTVATSDVNSGANDNSQLINDNNIDEPQTIRENASPIFEEPAQSINEDDVIQ